One segment of Cetobacterium sp. NK01 DNA contains the following:
- a CDS encoding GntR family transcriptional regulator, whose protein sequence is MVIKKKKSIREQVYDYLKDEIVNGKIKEGSRIVEEEFAEKLNISRTPLREAIRMLELEGLIEAREKGGVTVPKTTKKDVDEVVKIRIALETVIFEELFERVTNKDIERLEENVAKAASIVNDEEKSLEVFKYFSEFNKILYSISDLPRVVTLINNLNLYLKKFRKISAENNNRRLSAHRDHTQIVELIKAGKKEEAIAVNKKHLLEAKEFLMNQVES, encoded by the coding sequence ATGGTTATAAAAAAGAAAAAATCTATACGTGAACAAGTCTACGATTATTTAAAAGACGAGATTGTGAATGGAAAGATTAAAGAAGGAAGTAGAATAGTAGAAGAGGAATTTGCAGAAAAACTTAATATAAGTAGAACTCCATTGAGAGAAGCTATTAGAATGTTGGAGTTAGAGGGACTAATAGAAGCAAGAGAAAAGGGTGGGGTAACTGTTCCAAAAACTACAAAAAAAGATGTAGATGAGGTAGTGAAAATAAGAATTGCTTTAGAAACAGTTATATTCGAAGAGTTATTCGAAAGAGTAACAAATAAAGATATTGAAAGATTAGAAGAAAACGTTGCTAAAGCAGCATCTATAGTCAACGATGAAGAGAAATCTTTAGAAGTTTTTAAATATTTTTCAGAGTTTAATAAGATTCTATATAGTATTTCAGATTTACCAAGAGTAGTAACTTTAATAAATAACTTGAATCTTTATCTTAAAAAATTTAGAAAAATATCAGCTGAAAATAACAATAGAAGATTAAGTGCCCATAGAGATCATACACAAATAGTGGAGCTAATAAAAGCAGGAAAAAAAGAGGAAGCAATAGCAGTAAATAAAAAGCATTTATTAGAGGCAAAAGAGTTCTTAATGAATCAGGTAGAAAGTTAA
- a CDS encoding oxaloacetate decarboxylase subunit alpha, whose product MKNKVKITETCLRDGHQSLIATRLTTAEILPIVEKMDEVGYHALEVWGGATFDACIRFLNEDPWERLREIKKRAKNTKLQMLLRGQNLLGYRHYADDIVEEFVKKSIENGIDIIRIFDALNDTRNLKVAAEATKKYGGHCQLSIAYTISPVHTTEYYKELAKEMESMGADSIVIKDMAGILLPETGYNLIKEIKSVINVPLELHTHATSGIASMLYLRAVDAGIDIIDTSISTFAGGTAQPATESMVRTFEGGERDPELNLTLLKEIAEYFKPIRKKYMDEKVLNMQAYFVEPSILEYQLPGGMLSNLVSQLTAQKAADKYEDVLKEIPRVREDLGYPPLVTPLSQMVGTQAVFNVLTGERYKMVPKEIKDYVKGLYGKSPAPMSEDIKKKIIGDEPVFTGRPADLLKPEYAEIAKEIGDLAKCPEDVLMYAMFPQIAKPYLENRNKPKVEKEYRNINIIF is encoded by the coding sequence TTGAAAAATAAAGTTAAAATAACAGAAACTTGTCTAAGAGATGGACATCAATCTCTAATAGCCACAAGATTGACAACTGCAGAGATCCTTCCAATTGTAGAAAAAATGGATGAAGTTGGATATCATGCATTAGAAGTTTGGGGAGGAGCCACTTTTGATGCTTGTATTAGATTTCTAAATGAGGATCCTTGGGAGAGATTAAGAGAGATAAAAAAGAGAGCAAAAAATACAAAGTTACAGATGCTATTAAGAGGGCAAAACCTTTTAGGATATAGACACTATGCTGATGATATAGTAGAAGAATTTGTAAAAAAATCAATAGAGAATGGTATTGATATAATTAGAATATTTGATGCTTTAAACGATACAAGAAACTTAAAGGTTGCAGCAGAAGCTACTAAAAAATATGGTGGACACTGTCAGCTTTCAATCGCTTATACAATAAGTCCTGTTCATACAACAGAGTACTATAAAGAGTTAGCAAAAGAGATGGAAAGTATGGGTGCTGATTCAATCGTTATAAAAGATATGGCTGGAATATTACTACCTGAAACAGGATATAACTTAATAAAAGAGATTAAGTCAGTAATTAATGTACCATTAGAGTTACATACTCATGCTACAAGTGGAATAGCAAGTATGCTATATTTAAGAGCTGTAGATGCAGGAATTGATATTATAGATACATCAATTTCAACTTTTGCAGGAGGAACAGCACAACCAGCAACAGAATCTATGGTTAGAACTTTTGAAGGTGGAGAAAGAGATCCAGAACTTAATTTAACACTTTTAAAAGAGATTGCAGAGTACTTTAAGCCAATTAGAAAAAAATATATGGATGAAAAGGTTTTAAATATGCAAGCTTACTTTGTTGAGCCAAGTATTTTAGAATACCAGCTACCAGGAGGAATGTTATCAAATCTAGTTTCTCAACTAACAGCTCAAAAAGCAGCTGATAAATATGAGGATGTTTTAAAAGAGATTCCAAGAGTTAGAGAAGATTTAGGATACCCTCCGTTAGTAACACCATTAAGTCAAATGGTAGGAACTCAAGCAGTATTTAACGTATTGACTGGAGAAAGATATAAAATGGTTCCTAAAGAGATAAAGGATTATGTAAAAGGTCTATATGGAAAATCTCCAGCACCAATGTCTGAAGATATAAAGAAGAAGATTATTGGAGATGAGCCAGTATTTACAGGAAGACCAGCAGATCTTTTAAAACCTGAATATGCTGAAATAGCAAAGGAGATAGGAGATTTAGCAAAATGTCCAGAAGATGTTTTAATGTATGCTATGTTCCCACAAATTGCTAAGCCATACTTAGAAAATAGAAATAAACCTAAAGTAGAAAAAGAGTACAGAAATATAAATATAATTTTTTAG
- a CDS encoding OadG family protein: MFKGAISLITSLEITLISMLVVFTILAILAFVLSLFKYIPAEKVQEVKKATPAAAPKKVEREKFDPSKITSEEMRVAMMVACIEAAGEDKDANVRVVGIKELN, from the coding sequence ATGTTTAAAGGAGCAATATCACTTATAACGTCTCTTGAAATAACTTTAATAAGTATGCTAGTTGTATTTACAATATTAGCTATATTAGCTTTTGTTCTTTCTCTGTTTAAATATATCCCAGCAGAAAAAGTTCAAGAGGTAAAAAAAGCTACACCAGCAGCAGCACCAAAAAAAGTTGAAAGAGAAAAGTTTGATCCATCTAAAATAACAAGTGAAGAGATGAGAGTAGCAATGATGGTAGCATGTATAGAGGCAGCTGGAGAAGATAAAGATGCCAATGTAAGAGTTGTAGGAATAAAAGAATTAAACTAA
- a CDS encoding biotin/lipoyl-containing protein — MIKVYKVKIGEKVYEVEVESVKEVNGTISTPASTTAAPAAPVSAPAGNGTKVEAPMQGLVVSIEVTPGARVKAGDTLLILEAMKMENPIVSPVDGVVESITVNKGDTIDGGVVVATIA; from the coding sequence ATGATAAAAGTATATAAAGTTAAAATTGGAGAAAAAGTATACGAGGTAGAAGTAGAATCAGTTAAAGAAGTAAATGGGACAATATCAACACCAGCATCAACAACTGCAGCACCAGCTGCTCCAGTATCTGCACCAGCAGGAAATGGAACAAAAGTTGAAGCACCTATGCAAGGTTTAGTAGTATCAATAGAGGTAACTCCAGGAGCTAGAGTAAAAGCAGGAGACACTTTACTAATATTAGAAGCTATGAAAATGGAAAATCCAATCGTATCACCAGTTGATGGAGTAGTAGAGTCAATTACTGTAAATAAAGGTGACACAATTGATGGTGGAGTAGTAGTAGCAACAATAGCTTAA
- a CDS encoding sodium ion-translocating decarboxylase subunit beta: protein MEFLNNLFATTGIAMMTVNQGIMILVALFLLFLAIKKQYEPYLLLPIAFGMLLVNLPAPVSEGIMDKDGLLNILYQGVKYGVYPPLIFLAIGASTDFGPLIANPKSLLLGAAAQLGIFGAFVGAVLLGLNGNEAASIGIIGGADGPTAIYLTSKLAPHMLGPIAVAAYSYMALVPVIQPPIIRLFTTKEERQIKMTQLRTVSKREKILFPIVVTIVVTLIIPSAIPLVGMLMFGNLAKESGLVPNLVEHIKGALMYIITIFIGLTVGATTNAEAFLNLATIKIIILGLFAFSFGTAGGVIFGKVMCKLSKGTINPMIGAAGVSAVPMAARVVQKVGQEENPSNFLLMHAMGPNVAGVIGSAVAAGVLLAMFK, encoded by the coding sequence ATGGAGTTTTTAAATAATCTATTTGCAACAACAGGAATTGCAATGATGACAGTAAATCAAGGTATTATGATATTAGTTGCCTTATTCCTATTGTTTTTAGCAATAAAGAAGCAGTATGAACCATATCTTTTACTTCCAATAGCTTTTGGAATGCTATTAGTTAATCTACCAGCACCAGTAAGTGAAGGAATAATGGATAAAGATGGACTTTTAAATATTTTATATCAAGGAGTTAAATATGGAGTTTATCCTCCGTTAATATTCTTAGCAATTGGAGCAAGTACAGACTTCGGTCCGTTAATTGCAAATCCTAAGAGTTTACTTCTTGGAGCAGCAGCACAACTTGGAATTTTTGGAGCTTTTGTAGGAGCAGTTCTATTGGGATTAAATGGTAATGAAGCAGCATCTATAGGTATTATAGGTGGAGCAGATGGACCAACAGCAATTTACTTAACTTCAAAATTAGCACCACATATGTTAGGACCAATAGCGGTTGCAGCGTATTCGTATATGGCGTTAGTACCAGTAATTCAACCACCAATTATAAGATTGTTTACAACTAAAGAGGAAAGACAAATAAAGATGACTCAGCTTAGAACTGTAAGTAAGAGAGAAAAAATTCTTTTCCCAATAGTAGTAACAATAGTAGTAACTTTAATAATTCCATCAGCAATTCCGCTAGTAGGAATGTTAATGTTTGGAAACTTAGCTAAGGAAAGTGGACTTGTTCCAAACTTAGTTGAACATATAAAGGGAGCTTTAATGTATATAATCACAATATTTATTGGATTAACAGTTGGAGCTACAACAAATGCAGAAGCATTTTTAAATCTTGCAACAATAAAAATAATAATTTTAGGACTTTTCGCTTTCTCTTTTGGAACGGCTGGAGGAGTAATCTTTGGAAAGGTTATGTGCAAACTTAGCAAAGGTACAATAAATCCAATGATAGGAGCAGCAGGAGTAAGTGCTGTACCAATGGCAGCTAGAGTTGTTCAAAAAGTAGGACAAGAGGAAAATCCAAGTAACTTCTTACTGATGCATGCAATGGGACCAAACGTAGCGGGAGTTATAGGTTCAGCAGTAGCAGCAGGAGTGTTACTAGCAATGTTTAAATAA